In Thauera sedimentorum, a single genomic region encodes these proteins:
- a CDS encoding cytochrome c-type biogenesis protein: protein MPADLFKRALGAALLAGCMAFPALAAGPDTDEAARLAAQVSDDPELEARVLELSHKLRCLVCQNESVAESRAPLALDMRNQVREQLAAGKSEREVVDFLVARFGDFVVFTPPFRASTLLLWAGPGILLVLAVGGLVWRLRRRVAEAPPAPLDEAAHARARALLEGRPVNHSSEEPRP from the coding sequence GTGCCGGCTGACCTGTTCAAGCGTGCCCTGGGCGCCGCCCTGCTGGCCGGCTGCATGGCTTTCCCGGCGCTGGCCGCAGGGCCGGACACCGATGAGGCGGCGCGGCTGGCCGCGCAGGTCAGCGACGACCCCGAACTCGAAGCGCGGGTGCTGGAGCTGTCGCACAAGCTGCGCTGCCTGGTGTGCCAGAACGAGTCGGTGGCCGAATCGCGCGCGCCGCTGGCACTGGACATGCGCAACCAGGTGCGCGAGCAGCTCGCGGCGGGCAAGAGCGAGCGCGAGGTGGTCGACTTCCTGGTCGCCCGCTTCGGCGACTTCGTCGTATTCACGCCGCCGTTCCGTGCCAGCACACTGCTGCTGTGGGCCGGCCCCGGCATCCTGCTGGTGCTGGCCGTAGGCGGGCTGGTGTGGCGGCTGCGCCGCCGCGTGGCCGAAGCGCCGCCCGCGCCGCTCGACGAAGCGGCGCACGCCCGCGCCCGCGCCCTGCTCGAGGGGCGGCCGGTCAATCATTCGTCCGAGGAACCCCGTCCGTGA
- the napH gene encoding quinol dehydrogenase ferredoxin subunit NapH — MSGACDPAVRARTAARGAAVRGSVTRPGADAVTEKGWLRASKWLLARRVSQLGILALFLAGPWFGLWIVKGNLSSSLTLGVLPLTDVFLLAQSVAAGQWPYQEALLGGAIVLAFYLLVGGRAFCSWVCPVNMVTDAAAWLRRRLGIKGGKVPHASTRYWLLGFVLAAAALTGTLAWEWVNPVSMFHRGLIFGFGLSWGIVLGVFLYDLFIASRGWCGHLCPMGAAYSLLGGVALPRVTADRRSRCDDCMDCFAVCPEPQVIRPALKAAGQDHPLILDRNCTTCGRCVDVCSKDVFRITTRFDRSES, encoded by the coding sequence ATGAGCGGCGCCTGCGATCCCGCCGTGCGCGCCCGCACCGCCGCCCGCGGTGCGGCGGTGCGGGGCTCGGTGACCCGGCCCGGCGCCGACGCGGTGACCGAAAAGGGCTGGCTGCGCGCCAGCAAGTGGCTGCTGGCCCGCCGTGTGTCCCAGCTGGGCATCCTGGCGCTGTTCCTCGCCGGGCCGTGGTTCGGCCTGTGGATCGTGAAAGGCAACCTGTCGTCCAGCCTCACCCTGGGCGTGCTGCCGCTCACCGACGTCTTCCTGCTGGCTCAGTCGGTTGCGGCCGGACAGTGGCCGTACCAGGAGGCGCTGCTCGGCGGCGCCATCGTGCTGGCCTTCTACCTGCTGGTCGGCGGCCGGGCGTTCTGCTCCTGGGTGTGCCCGGTGAACATGGTCACCGACGCCGCCGCCTGGCTGCGTCGCCGCCTCGGCATCAAGGGCGGCAAGGTGCCGCACGCCAGCACCCGCTACTGGCTGCTCGGCTTCGTGCTCGCCGCCGCGGCGCTCACCGGCACGCTGGCCTGGGAGTGGGTCAATCCGGTGTCGATGTTCCACCGCGGGCTGATCTTCGGCTTCGGCCTGTCCTGGGGCATCGTGCTCGGTGTCTTCCTTTACGACCTCTTTATCGCCAGCCGCGGCTGGTGTGGCCACCTGTGCCCGATGGGCGCGGCCTACAGCCTGCTCGGCGGCGTCGCGCTGCCGCGCGTCACCGCGGATCGCCGCAGCCGCTGCGACGACTGCATGGACTGCTTCGCGGTCTGCCCCGAACCCCAGGTCATCCGCCCGGCGCTCAAGGCCGCCGGACAGGACCATCCCCTCATCCTCGACCGGAACTGCACCACCTGCGGCCGTTGTGTCGACGTGTGCAGCAAGGACGTGTTTCGTATTACGACCCGATTTGACAGGAGCGAGTCATGA
- a CDS encoding NapC/NirT family cytochrome c: protein MTDEKKKGLWQKLRALGLGTIVVAFGAGIIFWGGFNTVMEWTNTEKFCISCHEMEVNVYQEYRNTIHYQNRTGVRAICSDCHVPKEWVPKMIRKIQASRELYGKVMGTIDTPEKFEAERLRLAQNEWRRMKANDSRECRNCHSFEYFDYSVQGRRSNQAHQTGLAEGQTCIDCHKGIAHSLPPIEQEIGAERPAVAPDVFHPPATQQQ from the coding sequence ATGACTGACGAGAAGAAGAAAGGCCTCTGGCAAAAGCTCAGGGCACTGGGGCTCGGCACCATCGTGGTCGCCTTCGGCGCGGGCATCATCTTCTGGGGCGGCTTCAATACGGTGATGGAATGGACCAACACCGAGAAGTTCTGCATCTCCTGCCACGAGATGGAGGTGAACGTCTACCAGGAGTACCGCAACACCATCCACTACCAGAACCGCACCGGCGTGCGCGCGATCTGCTCGGACTGCCACGTGCCCAAGGAGTGGGTGCCCAAGATGATCCGCAAGATCCAGGCGAGCCGCGAACTGTACGGCAAGGTCATGGGCACCATCGACACGCCCGAGAAGTTCGAGGCCGAGCGCCTGCGCCTGGCGCAGAACGAGTGGCGGCGCATGAAGGCCAACGACTCGCGCGAATGCCGCAACTGCCACAGCTTCGAGTACTTCGACTACTCGGTGCAGGGGCGCCGTTCCAACCAGGCCCACCAGACCGGCTTGGCCGAAGGCCAGACCTGCATCGACTGCCACAAGGGCATCGCCCACTCGCTGCCGCCGATCGAACAGGAGATCGGTGCCGAGCGCCCGGCGGTCGCGCCCGACGTGTTCCACCCGCCGGCCACGCAGCAGCAGTAA
- the ccmI gene encoding c-type cytochrome biogenesis protein CcmI, with amino-acid sequence MIAFAILAGLMLAGALLWVLYPLFSARAQTSAGHERQRQTETALAVLREQLAELDAERAAGRVDDAAYARNREELERRALEEGQGGDVAAAGGPSPAWGVALLLVVPLTAALVYLAVGEPDGLEPQQVASQQGFTPEQIEEMVGGLAARLEREPDNVEGWAMLARSYLVLEDYPKALATYARLGELRPDDPDVLADWADVMAATREGDVSGEPERLVLKALDLDPGHFKARALAGTAAYQRGDFAGAASHWELILAAIPPGDEAAATVRASIDEARGRAGMPPLPPAEPAPQVADTALKLQGRLAIAEALRAQVAADDTVFVFVRPAEGGMPLAALRYRAGELPRDFSFEDVPLMTGDAPVPERLVVMARVSKSGDATARAGDLEGAVSDLAPDAGGVKLVIDTVRP; translated from the coding sequence GTGATCGCCTTTGCCATCCTCGCCGGCCTGATGCTGGCCGGCGCCCTGCTGTGGGTGCTGTATCCCCTGTTCAGCGCGCGGGCGCAGACCTCTGCCGGGCATGAACGCCAGCGCCAGACCGAAACCGCGCTGGCGGTGTTGCGTGAGCAACTGGCCGAACTCGACGCCGAACGCGCAGCGGGCCGGGTGGATGACGCGGCCTACGCTCGCAACCGCGAGGAGCTCGAGCGCCGCGCGCTGGAAGAAGGGCAGGGCGGTGACGTTGCCGCGGCCGGCGGACCCTCGCCCGCGTGGGGCGTGGCGCTGCTGCTCGTCGTTCCGCTGACCGCCGCCCTGGTGTATCTCGCGGTGGGAGAGCCGGACGGGCTGGAGCCTCAGCAGGTCGCGAGCCAGCAAGGCTTCACGCCCGAGCAGATCGAGGAGATGGTCGGCGGCCTGGCGGCGCGCCTGGAGCGCGAGCCCGACAACGTCGAGGGCTGGGCCATGCTGGCACGTTCCTATCTGGTGCTGGAGGATTACCCCAAGGCGTTGGCTACCTATGCACGCCTGGGCGAGCTGCGCCCGGACGACCCCGACGTGTTGGCCGACTGGGCCGATGTGATGGCCGCCACCCGCGAAGGCGACGTCAGCGGCGAGCCCGAGCGGCTGGTGCTCAAGGCGCTGGACCTCGATCCGGGGCACTTCAAGGCCCGCGCCCTGGCTGGCACCGCCGCCTACCAGCGCGGTGACTTTGCCGGCGCCGCGTCCCACTGGGAGCTCATCCTGGCGGCGATTCCGCCCGGCGACGAAGCGGCGGCCACGGTGCGTGCCAGCATCGACGAGGCGCGTGGGCGGGCGGGCATGCCGCCGCTGCCGCCCGCGGAGCCGGCCCCGCAGGTCGCGGACACCGCCTTGAAGCTGCAGGGGCGGCTGGCCATTGCCGAGGCGCTGCGCGCGCAGGTGGCCGCGGACGATACCGTGTTCGTCTTCGTGCGTCCGGCCGAGGGCGGCATGCCGCTGGCCGCGCTGCGCTACCGGGCCGGCGAACTGCCGCGTGATTTCAGCTTCGAGGATGTGCCGCTGATGACCGGCGATGCGCCAGTGCCGGAACGCCTGGTGGTGATGGCGCGGGTGTCGAAGAGCGGGGATGCGACCGCGCGCGCGGGCGATCTCGAAGGTGCGGTGAGCGACCTCGCGCCGGACGCCGGCGGCGTGAAGCTGGTAATCGACACCGTGCGGCCCTGA
- the ccmC gene encoding heme ABC transporter permease CcmC, with product MTSPGRAAARAPEGWLRFAAPQQFYPLAGRLAPWFAALAALLTIVGLYIGFFLAPTDFQQGEVYRVIFIHVPAAWMSMLIYLVMAFWSAVGLVMNTRLSFIMSQALAPTGAMFCFVALWTGALWGKPTWGAYWVWDARLTSQLLLLFLYFGFIALTRAIEDPRRADRAGAVLALVGAVNVPIIYFSVQWWNTLHQGASVSLTKAPSMASIMLAGMLVMALAAWMYSIAVALWRVRALILERERHTEWVGEVLEAEARTAGGVR from the coding sequence ATGACCTCTCCAGGCCGAGCCGCGGCGCGTGCGCCCGAAGGCTGGCTGCGTTTCGCCGCCCCGCAGCAGTTCTACCCGCTCGCCGGCCGGCTGGCGCCGTGGTTCGCCGCCCTGGCGGCCCTGCTCACCATCGTCGGCCTGTATATCGGCTTCTTCCTCGCGCCCACCGACTTCCAGCAGGGCGAGGTGTACCGAGTGATCTTCATCCATGTGCCGGCGGCCTGGATGTCGATGCTGATCTACCTGGTGATGGCCTTCTGGTCGGCGGTGGGGCTGGTCATGAACACCCGCCTGTCCTTCATCATGAGCCAGGCGCTGGCCCCCACCGGGGCGATGTTCTGCTTTGTCGCGTTGTGGACCGGCGCGCTGTGGGGCAAACCCACCTGGGGCGCCTACTGGGTGTGGGACGCGCGCCTCACCTCGCAGCTGCTGCTGCTCTTCCTGTACTTCGGCTTCATCGCGCTCACCCGCGCGATCGAGGACCCGCGCCGGGCCGACCGCGCCGGCGCAGTGCTGGCCCTGGTCGGCGCGGTGAACGTGCCCATCATCTATTTCTCGGTGCAGTGGTGGAACACCCTGCACCAGGGCGCTTCGGTGAGCCTCACCAAGGCGCCGTCGATGGCCAGCATCATGCTCGCCGGCATGCTGGTGATGGCGCTGGCCGCGTGGATGTATTCGATCGCGGTGGCGCTGTGGCGGGTGCGCGCGCTGATCCTGGAGCGCGAGCGCCATACCGAGTGGGTGGGCGAGGTGCTGGAGGCCGAGGCGCGGACGGCCGGAGGAGTGCGCTGA
- the ccmD gene encoding heme exporter protein CcmD, which translates to MQWESWSAFWQMGGAGPFVWGSYGLTLVLVAVELVLVLRRRKDTVLRLLRWRRAVGKDVRMESLE; encoded by the coding sequence ATGCAGTGGGAATCGTGGTCGGCCTTCTGGCAGATGGGCGGAGCGGGCCCGTTCGTGTGGGGCAGCTACGGCCTCACGCTGGTGCTGGTGGCGGTGGAACTCGTGCTGGTGCTGCGCCGTCGGAAAGACACGGTGCTGCGCCTGTTGCGCTGGCGGCGCGCCGTCGGCAAGGATGTTCGGATGGAGTCGCTTGAATGA
- a CDS encoding nitrate reductase cytochrome c-type subunit: protein MNRKTRNLVLSLVAVLGLGASTAPLAQTVSSVRGADVAAPEPAPGNYRQMPDSAPLPRDYVQQPPLVPHKVEGYEVSLNFNKCMDCHSWSRYQESGATKVSLTHFKDRDGGELSNISPRRYFCLQCHVPQTDAKPLVDNSFRPAAGLR from the coding sequence ATGAACCGTAAGACCCGTAATCTCGTGTTGTCCCTGGTGGCCGTGCTCGGCCTTGGCGCAAGCACCGCCCCGCTGGCGCAGACCGTGTCCAGTGTGCGCGGTGCGGATGTCGCGGCCCCCGAGCCGGCGCCCGGCAACTACCGTCAGATGCCCGACAGCGCACCGCTGCCGCGCGACTACGTGCAGCAGCCGCCGCTGGTGCCGCACAAGGTCGAAGGCTACGAAGTGTCGCTGAACTTCAACAAGTGCATGGACTGTCATTCATGGTCGCGTTACCAGGAGAGCGGGGCGACCAAGGTCAGCCTGACCCACTTCAAGGACCGCGACGGCGGCGAACTGTCGAACATTTCCCCGCGGCGCTATTTCTGCCTGCAGTGCCACGTGCCGCAAACCGACGCCAAGCCGCTGGTGGACAACTCCTTCCGTCCCGCCGCAGGCCTGCGCTAA
- a CDS encoding heme lyase CcmF/NrfE family subunit, which produces MIGELGHFALVLALVLAAVQAVVPLVGAARGRYALMAVGRPAAQAQLFFLLFAYGCLTWAFITSDFSVRLAAVNSHTDTPLIYKITGVWGNHEGSLLLWGTSLSLWTVAVTIFSRDLPEAFMARVLGVLGAISTGFIAFMLFTSNPFTRLLPAAEQGRDLNPLLQDPGMIIHPPLLYMGYVGFSVAFAFAIAALLSGRLDAAWARWSRPWTTVAWVFLTAGIAVGSGWAYYELGWGGWWFWDPVENASFMPWLLGTALIHSLAVTEKRGAFRNWTVLLAISAFSLSLLGTFLVRSGVITSVHAFATDPSRGLFILALLVLVIGISLTLFAWRAPRLTGGGSFSLISRESSLLGNNVLLPVVTAAVLLGTMYPLFMDALNLGKISVGPPYFEAVFVPLMVPVVVLMVIGPFVRWKGDIGARILRRLAPSALASLLLGVGLAVAVGHVTWRTVLGLVLAAWVLIGSVQLLWARLAERPGAAAVNRLRGIPAAWWGMWLAHLGVGVFIIGVTMVGSLESSQDVKMREGQIARLAGYTFTFRGVEDVERANYVAARATIDLARGDMPIATLNPEKRLYLAQQMPMTEASLDIGPFRDVYVSLGEQIEDGSWIVSLHYKPFISWIWLGCTLMGLGGILAAADRRYRRLAERRAPAGARQTA; this is translated from the coding sequence ATGATCGGCGAACTGGGTCATTTCGCGCTGGTGCTGGCGCTGGTGCTGGCCGCCGTGCAGGCGGTGGTGCCGCTGGTGGGCGCCGCGCGCGGGCGCTATGCGCTGATGGCGGTCGGCCGTCCGGCGGCGCAGGCGCAACTCTTCTTCCTGCTGTTCGCCTACGGCTGCCTGACCTGGGCCTTCATCACCAGCGACTTCTCGGTGCGCCTGGCCGCGGTCAATTCGCACACCGACACGCCGCTGATCTACAAGATCACCGGGGTGTGGGGCAACCACGAAGGCTCGCTGCTGCTGTGGGGAACCTCGCTGTCCTTGTGGACGGTGGCAGTCACCATCTTCAGCCGCGACCTGCCCGAAGCCTTCATGGCGCGCGTCCTCGGCGTGCTCGGGGCGATCAGCACCGGCTTCATCGCCTTCATGCTGTTCACCTCCAACCCCTTTACCCGCCTGCTGCCGGCGGCCGAGCAGGGGCGCGACCTGAATCCGCTGCTGCAGGACCCGGGGATGATCATCCATCCGCCGCTGCTCTACATGGGCTACGTAGGCTTCTCGGTGGCCTTCGCCTTCGCCATCGCGGCGCTGCTCAGCGGCCGCCTGGACGCGGCCTGGGCACGCTGGTCGCGGCCGTGGACCACGGTGGCCTGGGTCTTCCTCACCGCCGGCATCGCGGTCGGCTCCGGCTGGGCCTACTACGAGCTGGGCTGGGGCGGCTGGTGGTTCTGGGACCCGGTGGAGAACGCCTCCTTCATGCCCTGGCTGCTGGGCACCGCGCTGATCCATTCACTGGCGGTCACCGAGAAGCGCGGCGCCTTCCGCAACTGGACGGTGCTGCTGGCGATCAGCGCCTTCTCGTTGTCGCTGCTGGGCACCTTCCTGGTCCGTTCGGGGGTGATCACCTCGGTGCATGCCTTTGCCACCGATCCCTCGCGCGGCCTGTTCATCCTCGCCCTGCTGGTGCTGGTGATCGGCATCTCGCTGACCCTGTTCGCCTGGCGCGCCCCCAGGCTGACCGGCGGCGGCAGCTTTTCGCTGATCTCGCGCGAGTCCTCCCTGCTGGGCAACAACGTGCTGCTGCCGGTGGTCACCGCGGCGGTGCTGCTGGGCACCATGTACCCCTTGTTCATGGATGCGCTCAACCTGGGCAAGATCTCGGTCGGCCCGCCCTACTTCGAGGCGGTGTTCGTGCCGCTGATGGTGCCGGTGGTGGTGCTGATGGTGATCGGGCCCTTCGTGCGCTGGAAGGGCGACATCGGCGCGCGCATCCTGCGCCGCCTGGCGCCCTCCGCACTCGCCAGCCTGCTGCTGGGCGTGGGCCTGGCGGTGGCGGTCGGCCACGTCACCTGGCGGACCGTGCTCGGCCTGGTGCTGGCCGCGTGGGTGCTGATCGGCAGCGTGCAGTTGTTGTGGGCGCGGCTCGCCGAGCGCCCGGGCGCGGCCGCCGTCAACCGCCTGCGTGGCATTCCCGCGGCGTGGTGGGGGATGTGGCTCGCCCACCTGGGCGTGGGCGTGTTCATCATCGGCGTGACCATGGTCGGCAGCCTGGAGTCCAGCCAGGACGTGAAGATGCGCGAAGGCCAGATCGCCCGGCTCGCCGGCTACACCTTCACCTTCCGCGGCGTCGAGGACGTGGAGCGCGCCAACTATGTGGCGGCGCGCGCGACCATCGACCTTGCGCGCGGCGACATGCCGATCGCCACGCTGAATCCCGAGAAGCGCCTCTATCTCGCCCAGCAGATGCCGATGACCGAGGCCTCGCTGGACATCGGCCCGTTCCGCGACGTCTATGTCTCGCTCGGCGAACAGATCGAGGACGGCAGCTGGATCGTCAGCCTCCACTACAAACCCTTCATCAGCTGGATCTGGCTGGGCTGCACGCTGATGGGCCTGGGCGGCATCCTCGCCGCGGCCGACCGGCGCTACCGCCGCCTGGCCGAGCGCCGCGCGCCGGCCGGCGCCCGCCAGACCGCCTGA
- a CDS encoding DsbE family thiol:disulfide interchange protein gives MKAKFLVPLALFLLLAGFLAYGLKLNPREVPSPLVDKPAPAFRVAQLRDPQASFALEEMRGKVWLLNVWASWCVSCRQEHPVLVELQRSGVVPVVGLNYKDARADALEYLARHGDPYSAIPVDPQGTVGFDYGVYGTPETFLIDAQGVIRYKHIGPITRDTLDRVLLPKIAELSRAG, from the coding sequence ATGAAAGCGAAATTCCTCGTCCCCCTCGCGCTCTTCCTGCTGCTGGCCGGCTTTCTCGCCTACGGCCTCAAGCTCAATCCGCGCGAGGTGCCCTCGCCGCTGGTCGACAAGCCCGCGCCGGCCTTCCGCGTCGCGCAGTTGCGCGACCCGCAGGCCAGCTTTGCCCTGGAGGAGATGCGCGGCAAGGTCTGGCTGCTCAACGTCTGGGCCTCGTGGTGCGTGTCCTGCCGCCAGGAGCACCCGGTGCTGGTCGAACTGCAGCGCAGCGGCGTGGTGCCGGTGGTCGGGCTGAACTACAAGGATGCGCGCGCCGATGCGCTCGAATACCTGGCCCGCCACGGCGATCCCTACAGCGCGATTCCGGTCGATCCGCAGGGGACGGTCGGCTTCGACTACGGCGTGTACGGCACGCCGGAAACCTTCCTGATCGACGCCCAGGGCGTGATCCGCTACAAGCACATCGGCCCGATCACCCGCGACACGCTCGACCGGGTGCTGCTGCCCAAGATCGCGGAGCTCTCCCGTGCCGGCTGA
- the ccmA gene encoding cytochrome c biogenesis heme-transporting ATPase CcmA, whose product MLQATDLACLKGDRLLFRGLALTLGPGDMLRVAGPNGVGKTSLLRLLTGLTWPEAGEVAWHGVPVRREREAFHRALLYLGHAAALNDLLSPLENLRFACAAAGDEDVDEERCAQALVRIGLARQLDLPARVLSQGQRRRVGLARLFLSAHRPLWVLDEPFTALDVNAVAELATTLSDHCAAGGTVVLTTHQEAPFARAPQVLDLGAYAC is encoded by the coding sequence ATGCTTCAAGCCACCGATCTCGCCTGCCTCAAGGGCGACCGCCTGCTGTTCCGCGGCCTCGCCCTGACCCTCGGGCCGGGCGACATGCTGCGGGTGGCCGGGCCCAACGGCGTGGGCAAGACCAGCCTGCTGCGCCTGCTCACCGGGCTGACCTGGCCGGAAGCCGGCGAGGTCGCCTGGCATGGCGTGCCGGTGCGCCGTGAGCGCGAGGCCTTCCATCGCGCGCTCCTCTACCTCGGCCACGCCGCCGCCCTCAACGACCTGCTGAGCCCGCTGGAGAACCTGCGCTTCGCCTGTGCGGCCGCCGGCGACGAGGACGTGGACGAGGAGCGCTGCGCGCAGGCCTTGGTGCGCATCGGCCTGGCGCGCCAGCTCGACCTGCCGGCCCGCGTGCTGTCCCAGGGACAGCGCCGCCGGGTGGGGCTGGCCCGCCTGTTCCTGTCCGCCCATCGCCCGCTGTGGGTGCTGGACGAACCCTTCACCGCGCTCGACGTGAATGCGGTGGCCGAGCTCGCCACCACGCTCTCCGACCATTGTGCGGCCGGCGGCACGGTGGTGCTCACCACCCACCAGGAAGCGCCCTTCGCGCGCGCCCCGCAGGTGCTCGACCTGGGGGCCTACGCGTGCTGA
- the napG gene encoding ferredoxin-type protein NapG, with the protein MSDQQTQRAGEVKAPPRRRFLREVAGVAGGAGLLSLGVGLYSRQASALPATALRPPGALVEGDFLAACVRCGLCVRDCPYDTLKLAELGDGVATGTPYFNARHIPCEMCEDIPCVVACPTGALDRNLTEIEDARMGLAVLIDQETCLNYLGLRCDVCYRVCPVIDKAITLEMIHNPRSDRHAMFLPTVHSDHCTGCGKCEQACVLPGEAAIKVLPIQLAKGSTAEHYRKGWEEREAFGRSLIGDQVELPVRGMEGQAYGDTRLRTEQAPRQGGSGDPAPYAPGGLDSGWKP; encoded by the coding sequence ATGAGCGACCAACAAACCCAGCGTGCCGGAGAGGTGAAAGCCCCGCCCCGTCGCCGCTTCCTGCGGGAAGTGGCCGGGGTGGCCGGCGGCGCCGGGCTGCTGTCGCTCGGCGTGGGCCTCTATTCCCGCCAGGCCAGCGCCTTGCCGGCGACCGCGCTGCGCCCGCCCGGCGCGCTGGTCGAGGGCGACTTTCTCGCGGCCTGCGTGCGCTGCGGCCTGTGCGTGCGCGACTGTCCCTACGACACGCTGAAGCTCGCCGAACTGGGCGACGGCGTCGCCACCGGCACCCCTTATTTCAACGCCCGCCACATCCCCTGCGAGATGTGCGAGGACATCCCCTGCGTGGTGGCCTGTCCGACCGGTGCGCTCGACCGCAATCTCACCGAGATCGAGGACGCGCGCATGGGCCTGGCGGTGCTGATCGACCAGGAAACCTGCCTCAACTACCTCGGCCTGCGCTGCGACGTGTGCTACCGGGTGTGCCCGGTGATCGACAAGGCGATCACCCTGGAGATGATCCACAACCCGCGCTCCGACCGCCACGCCATGTTCCTGCCCACGGTGCATTCGGACCACTGCACCGGCTGCGGCAAGTGCGAGCAGGCCTGCGTGCTGCCGGGCGAGGCGGCCATCAAGGTGCTGCCCATCCAGCTTGCCAAGGGCTCGACCGCCGAGCACTACCGCAAGGGCTGGGAAGAGCGCGAGGCCTTCGGCCGTTCGCTGATCGGCGACCAGGTGGAGCTGCCGGTGCGCGGCATGGAAGGCCAGGCCTATGGCGATACGCGCCTGCGCACCGAGCAGGCGCCGCGGCAAGGCGGCAGCGGCGATCCGGCGCCCTATGCACCGGGCGGACTCGATTCGGGGTGGAAGCCATGA
- the ccmE gene encoding cytochrome c maturation protein CcmE encodes MKARNKRLMLVGGGVALLVAAVALVLSAFQQNLVFFHTPTEVIDGKAPVGRTFRIGGMVETGSIKREADGLTVSFAITDTAKVIPVSYRGTLPDLFQEGKGAVVQGTLGADGRFTATEVLAKHDENYMPVEAQYAIDQAHEAARTVQQ; translated from the coding sequence ATGAAAGCCCGTAACAAACGCCTGATGCTCGTGGGTGGCGGCGTCGCCCTGCTGGTGGCCGCGGTGGCCCTGGTGCTGTCGGCCTTCCAGCAAAACCTGGTGTTCTTCCACACCCCGACCGAGGTCATCGACGGCAAGGCGCCGGTGGGCCGCACCTTCCGCATCGGCGGCATGGTGGAAACCGGCTCGATCAAGCGGGAAGCCGACGGCCTGACGGTGAGCTTCGCGATCACCGATACCGCCAAGGTCATCCCGGTGAGCTATCGCGGCACGCTGCCCGACCTCTTCCAGGAGGGCAAGGGCGCGGTGGTACAGGGCACGCTGGGCGCGGACGGCCGCTTCACCGCGACCGAGGTGCTGGCCAAGCACGACGAGAACTACATGCCGGTCGAGGCGCAGTACGCCATCGACCAGGCCCACGAGGCCGCGCGGACGGTGCAGCAATGA
- the ccmB gene encoding heme exporter protein CcmB: MLSSFLAILRRDLLLSWRGRADLLVTLAFFVVVVCLFPFGVGAEPNQLRAIAPGVLWVAALLASLLALHRLFAQDHADGTLEQLLLSSEPAVLWVLAKITAFWLTTGLPLVLAAPGLALLFDMEQGALPVLTLSLALGTPILALLGAVGAALTLGVRGGGMLLALLVLPLYVPVLIFGAGAVDAQLGGTGATAHLLLLGGGLAGALALAPWACAAALRIAME; this comes from the coding sequence GTGCTGAGCAGCTTCCTCGCCATCCTGCGCCGCGACCTGCTGCTGTCCTGGCGCGGGCGCGCCGACCTGCTGGTGACGCTGGCCTTCTTCGTCGTCGTGGTCTGCCTGTTCCCCTTCGGCGTGGGTGCCGAGCCCAACCAGTTGCGCGCCATCGCACCGGGCGTGCTGTGGGTGGCCGCGCTGCTCGCCAGCCTGCTCGCCCTCCACCGTTTGTTCGCCCAGGATCACGCCGACGGAACCCTTGAGCAGCTTCTCCTGTCTAGTGAGCCGGCAGTGTTGTGGGTGCTGGCCAAGATCACCGCGTTCTGGCTGACCACCGGCCTGCCGCTGGTGCTGGCCGCCCCGGGGCTTGCCCTGCTGTTTGACATGGAACAAGGCGCCTTGCCGGTGCTCACCCTTAGTCTGGCACTCGGCACTCCCATCCTCGCCCTGCTGGGCGCGGTGGGCGCCGCGCTCACCCTGGGTGTGCGCGGCGGGGGCATGTTGCTGGCCCTGCTGGTGCTGCCGCTGTACGTGCCGGTGCTGATCTTCGGCGCCGGGGCGGTGGATGCCCAGCTGGGTGGTACCGGGGCCACGGCCCATTTGCTGCTGCTCGGCGGAGGACTGGCCGGCGCGCTGGCGCTGGCGCCGTGGGCCTGTGCCGCCGCCCTCAGGATAGCGATGGAATGA